The following proteins are co-located in the Billgrantia tianxiuensis genome:
- a CDS encoding exodeoxyribonuclease VII small subunit, which yields MAERDEQVAGETASEDAEIDFAATVERLERLVEQLESGDLSLEGSLAAFEQGVRLTRDAQRRLDEAELRVRTLIERPDGNIDFAPFDTPAGEDESER from the coding sequence ATGGCCGAACGTGACGAGCAGGTGGCAGGCGAGACGGCGAGCGAAGATGCCGAGATCGACTTCGCCGCCACCGTGGAGAGACTGGAGCGGTTGGTGGAGCAGCTGGAGTCCGGTGACCTGTCGCTGGAGGGCTCGCTCGCCGCGTTCGAGCAGGGCGTACGCCTGACCCGTGATGCCCAGCGTCGCCTGGACGAGGCCGAGCTGCGGGTACGCACTTTGATCGAACGTCCCGACGGCAACATCGATTTCGCCCCCTTCGACACCCCGGCAGGAGAGGACGAGAGTGAACGCTGA
- a CDS encoding IclR family transcriptional regulator domain-containing protein, with protein sequence MSEVKRRTAGRPPGPGKSASGHSQSLVRGLNLLERLAATPGGLALSELAEMVDLAPSTTHRLLQALQGQGFITQDAELGVWKIDVKTFRIGNSFLEARDFVATSRPFLRRLTAETGETANLGIRDGATAVFLAQSESSQMMRMITRLGSRAPLHASGVGKALMAWLPDDEFERVLAERGLTRVTRNTLHTPEALRANLAEVRRQGFACDREEHAIGLHCVAACLHDEHGTPLAAISVSGPVARIPEARLPELGALVRETAAEITARIGGRVPSPAEAEATARA encoded by the coding sequence GTGAGTGAAGTCAAACGCAGAACGGCGGGGCGCCCGCCCGGCCCCGGCAAGAGCGCTAGCGGCCATAGTCAATCGCTGGTACGCGGGCTCAACCTGCTCGAGCGGCTGGCCGCCACACCGGGTGGCCTGGCGCTGTCCGAACTGGCCGAGATGGTCGATCTGGCACCCTCCACTACCCATCGCCTGCTGCAGGCGCTGCAGGGGCAGGGCTTCATCACCCAGGATGCAGAGCTTGGCGTGTGGAAGATCGACGTCAAGACCTTCCGCATCGGCAACAGTTTTCTCGAGGCGCGCGACTTCGTCGCCACCAGCCGCCCCTTCCTGCGTCGCCTGACCGCCGAGACCGGCGAGACCGCCAACCTGGGCATTCGCGACGGCGCCACCGCGGTATTCCTGGCCCAGAGCGAATCGTCGCAGATGATGCGCATGATCACCCGGCTCGGGTCGCGCGCACCGCTGCACGCTTCGGGAGTGGGCAAGGCGCTGATGGCCTGGCTGCCCGACGACGAGTTCGAGCGGGTGCTGGCCGAGCGCGGCCTCACGCGAGTCACCCGCAATACCCTGCATACCCCCGAGGCGCTGCGTGCCAATCTGGCCGAGGTGCGGCGCCAGGGCTTTGCCTGCGACCGCGAGGAGCACGCCATCGGCCTGCACTGCGTAGCCGCCTGCCTGCACGACGAACACGGCACGCCGCTGGCGGCCATTTCGGTATCGGGCCCGGTGGCACGCATTCCCGAAGCGCGGCTGCCGGAGCTGGGCGCACTGGTGCGGGAGACCGCCGCCGAGATCACCGCCCGAATCGGCGGGCGCGTGCCCAGCCCTGCCGAGGCAGAGGCCACCGCAAGAGCTTGA
- the dxs gene encoding 1-deoxy-D-xylulose-5-phosphate synthase, which translates to MKLYDVIPVERPLTPLLDSLDTPAALRAMTNAQLLQVADELRAYLLYSVGRSGGHFGAGLGVVELTVALHHALETPHDRLVWDVGHQAYPHKILTGRREAMPSIRQYGGLAAFPRRAESPYDTFGVGHSSTSISAALGMALASATRGDRRRVCAVIGDGALTAGMAFEALAHAGHLDANLLVVLNDNEMSISENVGGIASYLAGILSSKPYLTFREEGKRVLSRLPGALELARRTEEHMKGMVSPATLFEEMGFNYIGPLDGHDLPTLIQTLRNIRDLDGPQFLHVKTRKGRGFLPAEADPIGYHAITKLEKSEPEKNVEAPLSKPAAPIRKKLSDSMRPQPRKYCNVFGQWLCDMAAADERLIGITPAMREGSDLIRFSKEYPERYYDVAIAEQHAVTLAAGMACEAMKPVVAIYSTFLQRGYDQLIHDVAVQELDVTFAIDRAGLVGEDGPTHHGSMDLSYLRCVPGMVILAPADEAECRAMLSAAYHYPGPAAVRYPRGNGPGVEVPRHLEPLEIGKAELRRESGAEPGKRVALLAFGSLNGPAAKVAEALDATHLNMRSVKPLDREAILAAAADHELLVTLEENVVAGGAGSSVNELLAAEGVQVALLNLGLPDAFVEHGKPAELLTECGLDAAGIEASIRARLA; encoded by the coding sequence ATGAAGCTCTACGATGTAATTCCTGTCGAGCGCCCGCTGACCCCGCTGCTCGATTCGCTGGACACGCCGGCGGCACTGCGGGCCATGACGAACGCCCAGCTACTGCAGGTGGCCGACGAGCTGCGCGCTTACCTGCTCTACAGCGTGGGCCGCAGCGGTGGCCACTTCGGCGCCGGCCTGGGCGTGGTGGAACTCACCGTGGCGCTGCACCATGCGCTGGAGACGCCCCACGACCGACTGGTGTGGGATGTCGGTCACCAGGCCTATCCGCACAAGATCCTCACCGGCCGGCGCGAGGCAATGCCCAGCATTCGCCAGTACGGCGGTCTGGCCGCCTTCCCGCGGCGCGCCGAGTCGCCTTACGACACCTTCGGCGTGGGACATTCCAGCACCTCGATCTCGGCGGCGCTGGGCATGGCCCTGGCCAGCGCGACCCGTGGCGACAGGCGCCGGGTCTGCGCGGTGATCGGCGACGGCGCGCTGACCGCCGGCATGGCCTTCGAGGCGTTGGCCCATGCCGGCCATCTGGATGCCAACCTGCTGGTGGTGCTCAACGACAATGAGATGTCGATCTCCGAGAACGTCGGAGGGATTGCCAGCTATCTCGCAGGCATCCTGTCGAGCAAGCCTTATCTCACCTTCCGCGAAGAGGGCAAGCGAGTGCTCTCCCGCCTGCCTGGCGCGCTGGAGCTGGCGCGGCGCACCGAAGAACATATGAAGGGCATGGTCAGCCCGGCCACGCTGTTCGAGGAGATGGGCTTCAACTACATCGGTCCGCTCGATGGCCACGACCTGCCCACGCTGATCCAGACCCTGCGCAATATCCGCGACCTCGATGGCCCACAGTTCCTCCACGTGAAGACCCGCAAGGGGCGTGGCTTCCTCCCCGCCGAGGCCGACCCCATCGGCTATCACGCCATCACCAAGCTGGAAAAGAGTGAACCGGAGAAGAACGTCGAGGCGCCGCTCAGCAAGCCCGCCGCACCGATCAGGAAGAAATTGAGCGATTCAATGCGCCCGCAGCCGCGCAAGTATTGCAACGTCTTTGGCCAGTGGCTGTGCGACATGGCCGCTGCCGACGAGCGGTTGATCGGCATCACCCCGGCGATGCGCGAAGGCTCCGACCTGATCCGCTTCTCCAAGGAGTACCCTGAGCGCTACTACGACGTGGCCATCGCCGAGCAGCACGCGGTGACGCTGGCCGCCGGCATGGCTTGCGAGGCGATGAAGCCGGTGGTGGCGATCTACTCCACCTTCCTGCAGCGCGGCTACGATCAGCTGATCCACGACGTGGCGGTACAGGAGCTCGACGTCACCTTCGCCATCGACCGCGCCGGCCTGGTGGGCGAGGATGGCCCCACCCACCACGGCAGCATGGACCTCTCCTACCTGCGCTGTGTACCGGGCATGGTGATCCTGGCGCCGGCCGACGAGGCGGAATGCCGTGCCATGCTCAGCGCCGCCTATCACTATCCGGGCCCCGCCGCGGTGCGCTATCCCCGTGGCAATGGGCCGGGGGTCGAGGTGCCTCGGCACCTCGAGCCGCTGGAGATCGGCAAGGCCGAGCTGCGACGCGAGAGCGGCGCCGAGCCGGGCAAGCGGGTCGCCCTGCTGGCTTTCGGCAGCCTCAACGGCCCTGCCGCCAAGGTTGCCGAGGCCCTCGACGCCACACATCTCAACATGCGCTCGGTGAAGCCGCTGGACCGCGAGGCGATCCTGGCCGCCGCCGCCGACCACGAGCTGCTGGTCACCCTGGAGGAGAACGTAGTGGCCGGCGGCGCCGGCAGCAGCGTGAACGAGCTGCTCGCCGCCGAAGGCGTACAGGTCGCCTTGCTCAACCTGGGCCTGCCCGACGCCTTCGTCGAGCACGGCAAGCCCGCCGAGCTGTTGACCGAATGCGGCCTGGATGCGGCTGGCATCGAGGCGTCGATTCGCGCCCGCCTCGCCTGA
- a CDS encoding enoyl-CoA hydratase: MNTTVDERPVIRRDQRGVATLTLNRPRQFNALSEEVLKALGGELSRLANEDSVRCVVIAAEGRAFCAGHDLKEMRANPDKAYYQELFARCGEVMQRIVQLPVPVIARVQGLATAAGCQLVASCDLAVAARSARFAVSGINVGLFCSTPAVALSRNIGRKRAMEMLFTGEFIDADQALDWGLVNRVADDEALDEVLDELTASLCAKSAVALRTGKALFQRQLQLPLSEAYALAGETMACNMMAEDVAEGIDAFIAKREPQWRHR; encoded by the coding sequence ATGAATACGACCGTCGACGAACGCCCGGTGATTCGTCGCGACCAGCGCGGCGTTGCCACTCTCACGTTGAACCGTCCCCGCCAGTTCAATGCACTGTCGGAAGAAGTGCTCAAGGCACTGGGTGGCGAACTCTCGCGCCTGGCCAACGAGGACTCGGTGCGCTGCGTGGTGATCGCCGCCGAAGGGCGCGCCTTCTGCGCCGGGCATGATCTGAAGGAGATGCGCGCCAATCCCGACAAGGCCTATTACCAGGAGCTGTTCGCCCGCTGCGGCGAGGTCATGCAGCGCATCGTCCAGCTGCCGGTACCGGTAATCGCCCGAGTCCAGGGATTGGCCACCGCCGCTGGCTGCCAGTTGGTCGCCAGCTGCGACCTGGCGGTGGCAGCGCGTTCGGCCCGATTCGCGGTGTCGGGCATCAACGTGGGGCTGTTCTGCTCGACCCCAGCGGTGGCGCTGTCGCGCAACATCGGCCGCAAACGCGCCATGGAAATGCTCTTCACCGGCGAGTTCATCGATGCCGATCAGGCACTCGACTGGGGGTTGGTCAATCGCGTAGCCGACGACGAGGCCCTGGACGAAGTGCTCGATGAGCTCACCGCCAGCCTCTGCGCCAAGAGCGCGGTGGCACTGCGCACCGGCAAGGCGCTGTTCCAGCGTCAGCTGCAACTGCCGCTGAGCGAAGCCTACGCCCTGGCCGGCGAAACCATGGCCTGCAACATGATGGCCGAGGATGTGGCCGAGGGTATCGATGCCTTCATCGCCAAGCGGGAACCCCAATGGCGCCACCGCTAG
- a CDS encoding amino acid deaminase, translating into MNDSLSDHEALHKGMPQTGNRLLADVSLPAAVIHEPALAHNLAWMQRFCEDHGARLAPHGKTTMCPELFHRQLAAGAWGITLATASQCRAAFHHGVNRLMLANQLVGEANMAIVAGLIEAGADFYCVVDSARNVDQLARYFTARDLRLKVLIELGVPGGRCGCRDTDEVMALAERIDSEQALVLSGLEGYEGVVHGGDPERAVRAYAWQLVEAAQALERDALIESPQPLITASGSAWYDLIAGVFREARLGSQFVPVLRPGCYVVHDHGIYRQAQREVLARRPELERGLKPALEVYAQVISLPEPGLAIVGMGKRDVGHDQMPEPLRRYREGDERLHPLSVEGWQLTKLMDQHAFVRLPEEDEEPANGNGRVRVGDIVAFGVSHPCLTFDKWRRLCRVDERLEVVEVMQTCF; encoded by the coding sequence ATGAACGACTCACTTTCCGACCACGAGGCCCTGCATAAGGGCATGCCGCAGACCGGTAACCGGCTGCTGGCCGACGTCAGCCTGCCGGCCGCCGTGATCCACGAACCGGCGCTGGCCCATAACCTGGCCTGGATGCAGCGCTTCTGCGAAGACCATGGGGCGCGACTGGCCCCCCACGGCAAGACCACCATGTGCCCCGAGCTGTTCCATCGCCAGCTCGCTGCCGGCGCCTGGGGCATTACCCTGGCCACGGCTTCCCAGTGCCGGGCAGCCTTCCATCACGGTGTCAATCGCCTGATGCTGGCCAACCAGCTCGTTGGCGAGGCCAACATGGCCATCGTTGCGGGGCTGATCGAGGCCGGTGCCGACTTCTATTGCGTCGTCGACAGTGCGCGCAATGTCGATCAATTGGCACGCTACTTCACCGCCCGCGACCTGCGTCTCAAGGTGCTGATCGAACTCGGGGTGCCGGGCGGTCGCTGCGGCTGCCGCGATACCGACGAGGTGATGGCGCTGGCCGAACGTATCGACAGTGAGCAGGCTCTGGTGCTATCCGGCCTCGAGGGCTACGAGGGAGTGGTGCATGGAGGCGATCCCGAACGCGCCGTGCGGGCCTATGCCTGGCAACTGGTCGAGGCGGCCCAGGCATTGGAGCGCGACGCTCTGATCGAGAGTCCACAGCCGCTGATCACGGCGTCCGGTTCGGCCTGGTACGACCTGATTGCCGGGGTGTTCCGTGAAGCGCGATTGGGGTCGCAGTTCGTGCCGGTGTTGCGCCCTGGCTGCTACGTGGTGCACGACCACGGCATCTATCGCCAGGCTCAGCGTGAAGTCCTGGCGCGCCGTCCGGAGCTTGAGCGGGGACTCAAACCGGCGCTCGAGGTCTACGCCCAGGTGATCTCGTTGCCCGAGCCGGGGCTCGCCATCGTCGGCATGGGCAAGCGCGACGTCGGCCATGACCAGATGCCCGAACCGCTGCGGCGCTATCGCGAAGGCGACGAGCGCTTGCATCCGCTGTCAGTGGAGGGCTGGCAATTGACCAAGCTGATGGACCAGCACGCCTTCGTCAGGCTGCCCGAGGAGGACGAAGAACCCGCAAACGGCAACGGGCGGGTGCGAGTGGGCGACATCGTGGCTTTTGGCGTCTCCCACCCCTGCCTGACCTTCGACAAGTGGCGGCGGCTCTGTCGCGTCGATGAGCGGCTGGAGGTGGTAGAGGTAATGCAGACCTGTTTCTAG
- a CDS encoding DMT family transporter produces the protein MPTAAAYLIVVLVWATTPLAIKWSAEAGAPVGSVLLRMALAFLAGLVVLMAMRRDLRRDKHAMKSYAAAVPGVFGAMALSYHASMTLPSGMMSVIFGMAPLVSGLILQLLPGAVKLRRWHWFGCTLGVLGLAVVFADSLILGSDQLPALLMMLLAVTLFSASGIAVQRVAAGLGPLEQTLGALALSLPCFLVLWLASGEPLTVPLSSRGLWSVIYLALFGSLLGFLCYFLILSRLSAATVALVTLITPVLALGLGMTFNQEQPSSSMLAGAVLILVALGAYLFGDRLTRLKAERELKRS, from the coding sequence ATGCCAACTGCCGCCGCCTACCTGATCGTAGTGTTGGTATGGGCTACCACGCCACTGGCCATCAAGTGGAGCGCCGAAGCGGGAGCCCCCGTGGGCAGCGTGCTGTTACGAATGGCGCTTGCCTTCCTGGCGGGGCTCGTGGTGCTGATGGCAATGCGCCGTGACCTGCGTAGGGACAAGCATGCCATGAAGAGCTACGCAGCGGCGGTTCCCGGGGTGTTTGGCGCCATGGCATTGAGCTATCACGCCTCGATGACGCTACCCTCCGGCATGATGTCGGTGATATTCGGCATGGCACCGCTGGTCTCGGGGCTGATCCTGCAACTGCTGCCCGGCGCCGTGAAGCTGCGCCGCTGGCACTGGTTCGGTTGCACGCTCGGCGTGCTGGGCCTGGCCGTGGTGTTCGCCGACAGTCTGATACTGGGTAGCGACCAGTTGCCGGCTCTGCTGATGATGCTGCTCGCCGTCACCCTCTTCAGCGCCAGCGGCATCGCCGTGCAGCGTGTAGCCGCCGGTCTCGGCCCACTGGAGCAGACCTTGGGCGCCCTGGCCCTGAGCCTGCCGTGCTTTCTCGTGCTGTGGCTGGCCAGCGGCGAGCCCTTGACGGTACCGCTCAGCTCACGTGGCCTGTGGTCGGTCATCTACCTGGCGCTGTTCGGTTCGCTGCTGGGCTTCCTTTGTTACTTCCTGATTCTGTCACGTCTCTCGGCGGCTACCGTGGCATTGGTCACGCTGATCACACCGGTGCTGGCACTGGGCCTGGGCATGACCTTCAATCAGGAACAGCCATCGTCCTCGATGCTGGCAGGCGCCGTGCTGATCCTGGTAGCGCTCGGCGCCTACCTGTTCGGCGACAGGTTGACGCGGCTGAAGGCCGAGCGCGAGCTGAAGCGATCCTGA
- the serA gene encoding phosphoglycerate dehydrogenase, whose translation MAKTSLDKSKIKILLLEGVHQSAVDNFLNAGYTNIEHLPTSLDEATLIEKIRDVHFLGIRSRTQLNERVFAAAEKLNAVGCFCIGTNQVDLNAALARGIPVFNAPYSNTRSVAELVLAEAIMLLRGIPEKNARAHQGGWLKSAKASHEARGKTLGIVGYGNIGAQLSVLAESLGFNVIFYDVVTKLGMGNANQVASLEELLARSDVVSLHVPELPSTKWMITKDQLALMKPSGILINASRGSVVVIEDLAEALQAGRLYGAAIDVFPVEPKGNDEEFVSPLRGLPNVILTPHIGGSTLEAQENIGIEVSEKMITYSDNGTTVTSVNFPEVALPAHPDKHRVLHIHDNVPGVLSEINRVLSENDINISGQYLQTNEKVGYVVIDVDKAYGPQALEALRQVEHTLRVRVLYSETNFEE comes from the coding sequence ATGGCCAAAACGTCCCTGGACAAGAGCAAGATCAAGATCCTGCTGCTCGAGGGCGTCCACCAGAGCGCGGTGGACAATTTCCTGAATGCCGGTTACACCAACATCGAGCATCTACCCACCTCGCTCGACGAAGCCACGCTGATCGAGAAGATCCGCGACGTGCACTTCCTCGGCATTCGCTCGCGTACCCAGCTCAACGAGCGCGTGTTCGCCGCCGCCGAGAAGCTCAACGCCGTGGGCTGTTTCTGCATCGGCACCAATCAGGTCGACCTCAACGCGGCGCTCGCGCGCGGTATTCCGGTATTCAACGCGCCATACTCCAACACCCGCTCGGTGGCCGAGCTGGTGCTGGCCGAGGCGATCATGCTGCTGCGCGGCATCCCCGAGAAGAATGCCCGCGCCCACCAGGGCGGCTGGCTCAAGAGCGCCAAGGCCTCCCACGAAGCCCGCGGCAAGACCCTGGGCATCGTCGGCTACGGCAACATCGGCGCCCAGCTCTCGGTACTGGCCGAGTCACTCGGCTTCAACGTCATCTTCTACGACGTGGTGACCAAGCTCGGCATGGGCAACGCCAACCAGGTAGCCAGTCTCGAGGAGCTGCTGGCGCGCTCCGACGTGGTCAGCCTGCACGTGCCCGAACTGCCCTCCACCAAGTGGATGATCACCAAGGACCAGCTCGCGCTGATGAAGCCCAGCGGCATCCTGATCAACGCCTCCCGCGGCAGCGTGGTGGTGATCGAGGACCTGGCCGAAGCGCTTCAGGCCGGCCGTCTCTATGGCGCTGCCATCGACGTCTTCCCGGTGGAGCCCAAGGGCAACGACGAGGAGTTCGTCAGCCCGCTGCGCGGCCTGCCCAACGTGATCCTCACCCCGCACATCGGCGGCTCCACCCTCGAGGCCCAGGAGAACATCGGCATCGAGGTTTCCGAGAAGATGATCACCTACTCGGACAACGGCACCACCGTCACCTCGGTCAACTTCCCCGAGGTGGCGCTGCCCGCTCACCCGGACAAGCATCGCGTGCTGCACATCCACGACAACGTGCCGGGCGTGCTCTCCGAGATCAACCGGGTGCTGTCCGAGAACGACATCAACATCTCTGGCCAGTACCTGCAAACCAACGAGAAGGTTGGCTACGTGGTCATCGACGTGGACAAGGCCTACGGCCCCCAGGCACTCGAGGCACTGCGCCAGGTCGAGCACACGCTGCGTGTACGGGTGCTCTACTCCGAGACCAACTTCGAGGAGTGA
- the tssB gene encoding type VI secretion system contractile sheath small subunit: MAKEGTVAPKERINIKYVPATGDQQAETELPLKLLVVGDFKGGAEATPIEAREKVSVDKNNFQSVMREAGLELTTSVPNRLEEGEEAGDLAVNLKFKSLEDFTPDSVARQVPELSKLVALREALVALKGPLGNVPAFRDQLQKLMESEEARAQLLSELELLDSQDDSRD; the protein is encoded by the coding sequence ATGGCGAAGGAAGGAACCGTTGCGCCAAAAGAGCGCATCAACATCAAGTACGTGCCGGCCACCGGCGATCAGCAGGCGGAAACCGAACTGCCGCTCAAGCTGTTGGTGGTAGGCGATTTCAAGGGCGGTGCCGAGGCCACGCCGATCGAGGCGCGGGAAAAGGTCTCGGTGGACAAGAACAATTTCCAGTCGGTGATGCGTGAAGCCGGCCTGGAGTTGACGACCAGCGTGCCCAATCGCCTGGAAGAGGGCGAGGAAGCCGGTGATCTGGCGGTCAATCTCAAGTTCAAGTCGCTCGAGGATTTTACGCCCGACAGCGTGGCGCGCCAGGTGCCGGAGCTGAGCAAGCTGGTCGCACTGCGCGAGGCGCTGGTCGCTCTCAAGGGGCCGCTTGGCAACGTGCCGGCTTTCCGTGACCAGTTGCAGAAGTTGATGGAAAGCGAAGAGGCGCGGGCCCAACTGCTCTCCGAGCTCGAACTGCTGGATTCGCAGGACGACTCCCGCGACTGA
- the ispA gene encoding (2E,6E)-farnesyl diphosphate synthase, with protein MNADSLAAHLAADRARVDACLARLFETRQPPAPRLEAAMRHGLLVGGKRLRPLLVYLAGRALGASDEALDAPAAAIELIHAYSLVHDDLPAMDDDDLRRGQPTVHRAFDEATAILAGDALQTLAFEVLARAAHPRLPALMLTLATAAGRDGMVGGQALDLAAVGGHPDVEALATMHGHKTGALIRAAVRMGALTAVAEHDPRVEALDRYAAALGLAFQIHDDVLDVTGDTRTLGKTSGADAARDKPTYPALLGLEGARGKASELTDEALLALAPLGEAGKPLAQLARYMIERDH; from the coding sequence GTGAACGCTGACTCGCTCGCGGCCCATCTGGCCGCCGACCGGGCGCGCGTCGACGCTTGCCTGGCCAGGTTGTTCGAGACGCGCCAGCCGCCGGCGCCGCGGCTGGAGGCGGCCATGCGCCACGGGCTGCTGGTGGGCGGCAAGCGCTTGCGTCCGCTGCTGGTCTACCTTGCCGGGCGCGCGTTGGGCGCGAGCGACGAGGCACTCGACGCTCCGGCGGCAGCCATCGAGCTGATCCATGCCTATTCGCTGGTACATGACGACCTGCCGGCCATGGACGACGACGACTTGCGCCGCGGCCAGCCCACGGTGCATCGCGCCTTCGACGAGGCCACGGCGATACTCGCCGGCGATGCGCTGCAGACACTGGCCTTCGAAGTGCTCGCCCGTGCCGCCCATCCACGCCTGCCGGCACTGATGCTGACGCTGGCCACCGCCGCCGGGCGCGATGGCATGGTCGGTGGTCAGGCGCTGGACCTGGCCGCCGTTGGCGGCCACCCTGACGTGGAAGCCTTGGCCACCATGCATGGGCACAAGACCGGCGCGCTGATCCGTGCTGCCGTGCGCATGGGGGCGTTGACCGCCGTGGCCGAGCACGATCCCCGCGTCGAAGCGCTGGATCGCTACGCCGCAGCGCTCGGCCTGGCCTTTCAGATTCACGACGACGTTCTCGACGTCACCGGCGATACCCGGACTCTGGGCAAGACTTCGGGCGCCGACGCCGCGCGCGACAAGCCGACCTATCCGGCGCTGCTGGGCCTCGAGGGGGCCCGGGGCAAGGCCAGCGAGCTCACCGACGAGGCCCTGCTGGCCCTGGCGCCGCTGGGCGAGGCGGGCAAACCGCTGGCACAGCTGGCCCGATACATGATCGAGCGCGACCACTAG